In a genomic window of Asticcacaulis sp.:
- a CDS encoding ligase-associated DNA damage response exonuclease, which yields MHPRDWIEVRPQGVYCKAGDFYIDPMAPVNRAVVTHGHADHARAGHGHVWATEATLAIMRARYGETHYLMTENPMAYGETLEIGGVKVSLHPAGHILGSAQARLEHAGASIVFSGDYKRRADPTCVPFEPVPCDVFVTEATFALPVFRHPPLEDEIARLLTSIEQFPERCHLVGVYALGKCQRIICALRAAGYGETIHLHGAMQKLCELYESFGIGLGLLELVTPENARRLAGKIVLCPPSALQDRWSRKLPDVLTAAASGWMRIRARARQKGVELPLVVSDHADWDELTRTLVDVGAPEVWVTHGRDDALVYYAQQHGFKAQALHLLGYEDDSE from the coding sequence ATGCACCCCAGGGACTGGATAGAGGTGAGGCCGCAGGGCGTCTATTGCAAGGCCGGCGATTTCTATATCGACCCGATGGCGCCGGTAAACCGCGCAGTAGTGACCCACGGCCATGCCGACCACGCGCGCGCGGGTCACGGCCATGTCTGGGCCACGGAGGCGACGCTGGCCATCATGCGGGCGCGCTACGGCGAAACCCATTACCTGATGACCGAGAACCCGATGGCCTATGGCGAGACGTTGGAGATCGGCGGTGTCAAGGTCAGCCTGCATCCGGCGGGGCATATTCTCGGCTCGGCCCAGGCCAGGCTGGAACATGCCGGTGCGAGTATCGTCTTTTCCGGCGACTATAAGCGCCGGGCAGACCCAACTTGCGTTCCATTCGAGCCGGTGCCGTGCGATGTCTTCGTCACCGAGGCGACCTTCGCCCTGCCGGTCTTTCGTCATCCGCCGCTGGAAGATGAGATTGCGCGGTTGCTAACCTCGATTGAGCAGTTTCCCGAACGCTGCCATCTGGTTGGCGTCTATGCCCTCGGCAAGTGCCAGCGCATTATCTGCGCCCTGCGTGCGGCGGGTTATGGCGAGACCATCCATTTGCATGGCGCCATGCAGAAGCTTTGCGAACTCTATGAAAGCTTTGGCATCGGGCTCGGCCTGCTGGAGCTGGTGACGCCGGAAAACGCCAGAAGGCTTGCCGGAAAGATCGTGCTGTGCCCGCCCTCGGCCTTGCAGGATCGCTGGTCGCGCAAGCTGCCCGACGTGCTGACCGCCGCGGCATCGGGCTGGATGCGTATCCGCGCCCGCGCCAGGCAGAAGGGCGTTGAACTGCCGCTGGTCGTCTCCGATCATGCCGACTGGGACGAACTGACCCGGACGCTCGTCGATGTCGGCGCGCCGGAGGTCTGGGTGACGCATGGCCGCGATGACGCCCTGGTCTATTACGCCCAGCAGCACGGCTTCAAGGCTCAGGCCCTGCATTTGCTGGGCTATGAGGATGACAGTGAATGA
- a CDS encoding cisplatin damage response ATP-dependent DNA ligase has product MRAFSQLLEKLYYEPATSAKERLLLDYFATTPDPDRGYAVAIIGGSLSLPNFKRGMVLDLIRARTDPQLLAMSHDYVGELSETVAHLWPTAAIPPNDPDLPPLHEVVAGLRHTPKAQLPDYVAGLLDRMTSPERWALLKIGAGALRIGVSARMLKQVLAKYGNQPIERIETLWHGVDPPYDDLFAWLEGRAEAPAVNERLTFTPVMLAHPLEEKDFGLILPGTYAAEWKYDGIRVQCVNSAIGRALFTRTGDDISGSFPDALKHLNFHAVLDGELLVQRGIELGSFNDLQQRLGRKNLSAKLMTDYPAAMIAYDVLMLEGEDVRPLPYEKRRELLQAALDKYQPVGISLSPQIPWHEFTQLEEARASVDNLSVIEGLMLKRRDSAYVAGRPTGPWYKWKINPKLVDAVLMYAQRGSGRRSSYYSDFTFGLWRDGELLPIGKAYFGFTDAELVELDKWIRHHTLKTFGPVREVKKELVFEVAFDAVHRSTRHKSGYALRFPRISRIRWDKPAAEADEMTVLERLMG; this is encoded by the coding sequence ATGAGGGCGTTTTCGCAACTGCTGGAAAAACTCTATTACGAGCCGGCGACCTCGGCCAAGGAGCGGTTGCTGCTTGATTATTTCGCCACCACGCCCGATCCGGATCGTGGCTATGCCGTGGCGATCATTGGCGGAAGCTTGAGTCTGCCCAATTTCAAACGCGGCATGGTGCTCGACCTGATCCGAGCGCGCACCGATCCGCAACTGCTGGCCATGAGCCACGACTATGTCGGTGAGCTGTCGGAAACGGTAGCCCACCTGTGGCCAACCGCGGCCATTCCGCCTAATGACCCCGACCTGCCGCCGCTGCATGAGGTGGTGGCCGGCCTGCGCCATACCCCCAAGGCGCAACTGCCCGACTATGTCGCCGGGTTGCTCGATCGAATGACGTCACCTGAGCGCTGGGCGTTATTGAAGATCGGCGCCGGCGCCTTGCGGATCGGCGTATCGGCGCGGATGCTGAAACAGGTTCTGGCCAAGTATGGTAACCAGCCGATCGAGCGCATCGAGACCCTGTGGCATGGCGTTGATCCGCCCTATGATGACCTGTTCGCCTGGCTGGAGGGGCGGGCGGAAGCGCCGGCTGTCAATGAGCGGCTGACCTTCACTCCGGTCATGCTGGCCCACCCGCTGGAAGAAAAGGATTTCGGCCTGATCCTGCCGGGAACCTATGCCGCCGAGTGGAAATATGATGGCATCCGAGTCCAGTGCGTCAACAGCGCCATTGGCCGCGCGCTTTTCACGCGCACCGGTGATGATATCAGCGGCAGTTTTCCCGACGCCCTGAAGCATCTCAACTTCCATGCCGTGCTCGATGGCGAGCTTCTGGTCCAGCGCGGCATCGAACTGGGCTCGTTCAACGACCTGCAACAACGCCTTGGACGCAAGAACCTATCCGCCAAACTGATGACAGACTATCCGGCGGCGATGATCGCCTATGACGTGCTGATGCTGGAAGGCGAGGATGTGCGGCCTTTGCCCTATGAAAAGCGCCGCGAATTACTCCAGGCAGCACTCGATAAATACCAGCCGGTCGGGATCAGCCTGTCACCGCAAATCCCCTGGCATGAGTTCACGCAGCTTGAGGAAGCGCGGGCTAGCGTCGATAATCTCTCGGTCATAGAGGGGCTGATGCTCAAGCGCCGCGACAGCGCCTATGTCGCCGGTCGGCCGACCGGCCCGTGGTACAAGTGGAAGATCAATCCCAAGCTGGTGGATGCCGTGCTGATGTACGCCCAGCGCGGCTCCGGCCGCCGGTCAAGCTACTATTCCGATTTCACCTTTGGCCTGTGGCGCGATGGCGAACTGTTGCCAATCGGCAAGGCCTATTTCGGTTTTACAGATGCCGAACTGGTCGAGTTGGATAAATGGATACGCCACCACACGCTCAAGACCTTTGGGCCGGTGCGCGAGGTGAAAAAGGAACTTGTGTTCGAGGTCGCTTTCGACGCCGTCCATCGCTCGACGCGCCATAAATCCGGCTATGCCCTGCGCTTTCCGCGCATAAGCCGCATCCGCTGGGACAAGCCGGCGGCCGAAGCAGACGAGATGACGGTTCTGGAACGGTTGATGGGATAG
- a CDS encoding glycoside hydrolase family 78 protein, whose protein sequence is MPKLNRRHFLAATGLAAASAQTSSVLAATAPFGVTDLRAEQTTELLGTQVREPRLSWRLTGPERDPERGLMQTSYRIRAASTPDTTKADLWDSGVVNVSDCFDISYKGTALKSMQRVWWSVEIADNKGRTAASAATWFETGLLDPSDWRAQWIIAEDDLAAGDRAAALQWIWSPKALDDRHHAFRLDFDAPASLVSAEVLIAGKDWIRGAWANGETLPLPDQPVPNWGTLVPVPAKIGPGHNSVCVLVQAETTGFFPVDGGAFSALIRLHLADGSIKRFVSGPDWKVHPLPPENWWAADFDASGWDKAQKSGSDAQNDPRPAEPALHLRTAFTPKGKVVNARLYATALGAYDARLNGERVSPARLSPEISVARDHIFYQTFDVTHLIHAGENALGITVGDGWYAGAFGWRLERYGFGPAPRRLLAQLRLDYADGTSEWIVTDESWRIGPSPIVTSEIYNGEVYDARMETPGWDRPGFKPDWSAVRIGQAPKARLLAQTSPLLMPVAKRRAAKITQPKPGVYVFDFGQNFAGWARLTAKGKAGQTITLKFAEYLKADGEVDQANLRMAKCQDHYTLKGAANGETWEPSFTYHGFRYVQVENYPGVPKAADIGGIVVTSACKVTGDMKFDSPLIQQFWNNAMWSQRSNFFGVPTDCPQRDERMGWMGDIQVFLDAAAFNMEVDPFIRRFLTEVRAAQTPEGAYPIVVPQPLSFPDIVTAGWSEAGVILPWTLWKRYGDTAVVDENWGAMTAWMDYLLRHNPDYIWRHERGLDLGDWLSVDAIKPDDETTPRILCATAYWAYCADLMTDMAKATGRGDLAARYADLRAKIGAAYAKEFIDANGKAGNGSQTSQVLSLHFNLVPADRIAGASKVLADEIRGRGMKLSTGFLGTPYLLDALADTGQLEVVSGLLLQTQKPSWGYMPLHGATTMWERWDGDTGDLAMNSYNHYAYGAVCGFMYRRLAGLSPASAGFRTLRAEPIYLPKAGTVSATYDSCLGRMAGCCEGDATGLKRYDLTVPPNATAEVILPEGAWRESGKALDGHDDIRNLHRERGNVRFEIGSGDYRFRVA, encoded by the coding sequence ATGCCCAAGCTCAACCGACGCCATTTCCTTGCCGCCACCGGACTGGCGGCGGCTTCCGCCCAGACGTCGAGCGTTCTGGCGGCTACCGCTCCTTTCGGTGTAACCGATCTGCGTGCCGAACAGACGACCGAACTGCTGGGCACGCAGGTCCGCGAGCCGCGCCTGTCGTGGCGGCTGACCGGCCCAGAACGCGATCCGGAGCGCGGCCTGATGCAGACCAGCTATCGCATCCGCGCCGCTTCCACGCCCGATACGACAAAGGCCGATCTGTGGGACTCCGGCGTCGTAAATGTGAGCGATTGCTTCGATATTTCTTACAAAGGCACGGCGCTCAAATCGATGCAGCGCGTTTGGTGGTCGGTCGAGATCGCCGATAATAAGGGCCGTACGGCCGCATCGGCCGCCACCTGGTTCGAGACCGGCCTGCTTGATCCTTCCGACTGGCGGGCGCAATGGATCATCGCCGAGGATGATCTGGCCGCCGGTGATCGCGCCGCTGCTCTTCAGTGGATCTGGTCCCCCAAGGCGCTCGACGATCGTCACCATGCCTTCCGGCTCGATTTCGACGCGCCGGCTTCGCTGGTTTCTGCCGAGGTTTTGATCGCCGGTAAGGACTGGATCAGAGGTGCCTGGGCCAACGGTGAAACCCTGCCCCTACCCGATCAGCCGGTGCCCAACTGGGGTACGCTGGTGCCGGTGCCTGCCAAAATCGGGCCTGGCCATAACAGTGTCTGCGTACTGGTACAGGCCGAAACAACCGGTTTTTTTCCGGTTGATGGCGGCGCCTTCTCGGCCTTGATCCGGCTGCATCTCGCCGACGGAAGCATCAAACGTTTTGTCAGCGGGCCGGACTGGAAGGTGCACCCCCTGCCACCGGAAAACTGGTGGGCCGCCGACTTCGACGCCAGCGGCTGGGACAAGGCGCAAAAATCCGGCTCAGATGCGCAAAACGATCCACGCCCGGCAGAGCCGGCACTGCATCTGCGCACGGCCTTCACGCCAAAGGGCAAGGTGGTCAATGCCCGCCTCTACGCCACGGCCCTGGGCGCCTATGACGCCCGCCTCAATGGCGAACGCGTCTCACCGGCGCGTTTATCGCCTGAAATCAGCGTGGCGCGCGATCACATCTTCTACCAGACCTTCGATGTTACGCACCTGATCCATGCGGGCGAGAACGCTTTGGGCATCACGGTCGGCGACGGCTGGTATGCCGGCGCTTTCGGCTGGCGGCTGGAACGCTATGGTTTCGGCCCCGCGCCGCGCCGGCTGCTGGCGCAACTGCGGCTCGACTATGCCGATGGCACATCCGAATGGATCGTGACCGATGAGAGCTGGCGCATCGGTCCTTCACCCATCGTTACCTCGGAAATCTACAACGGCGAAGTCTATGATGCCCGCATGGAAACACCGGGCTGGGACCGCCCCGGTTTCAAGCCGGACTGGTCCGCCGTAAGGATCGGTCAAGCACCGAAGGCGCGCCTCCTCGCCCAGACCAGCCCTCTGCTCATGCCGGTGGCCAAACGCCGTGCCGCGAAGATCACGCAGCCGAAACCCGGCGTCTATGTCTTCGATTTTGGACAGAATTTCGCTGGCTGGGCCCGCCTGACGGCCAAGGGCAAGGCCGGACAGACCATAACCTTGAAATTCGCCGAATACCTGAAAGCCGATGGCGAGGTCGATCAGGCTAATCTGCGCATGGCCAAATGCCAGGACCATTACACGCTGAAGGGCGCCGCCAATGGCGAAACCTGGGAGCCAAGCTTCACCTATCACGGTTTTCGCTATGTTCAGGTCGAAAACTATCCCGGCGTGCCTAAGGCGGCCGATATCGGAGGCATTGTCGTCACCTCGGCCTGCAAGGTGACGGGGGATATGAAATTTGATTCCCCCCTGATCCAGCAGTTCTGGAACAACGCCATGTGGAGCCAGCGTTCCAACTTTTTCGGTGTGCCGACCGATTGCCCGCAGCGCGACGAGCGCATGGGCTGGATGGGCGATATCCAGGTCTTCCTCGATGCCGCCGCCTTCAATATGGAGGTCGATCCCTTCATTCGGCGCTTCCTGACCGAGGTCCGTGCCGCCCAGACACCCGAAGGCGCCTACCCGATCGTGGTGCCGCAGCCCCTCTCCTTCCCCGATATCGTCACGGCGGGCTGGTCGGAAGCCGGCGTCATCCTGCCGTGGACCCTTTGGAAACGTTATGGCGACACCGCCGTGGTTGACGAGAACTGGGGCGCCATGACGGCGTGGATGGATTATCTGCTCCGGCACAATCCGGACTATATCTGGCGCCATGAGCGTGGGCTCGATCTCGGTGACTGGTTGTCAGTCGATGCCATAAAACCGGACGACGAGACGACGCCGCGCATCCTCTGCGCCACCGCCTACTGGGCCTATTGCGCCGACCTGATGACCGACATGGCGAAAGCCACCGGCCGGGGCGACCTGGCGGCCAGATATGCTGACCTGCGCGCCAAAATCGGCGCGGCCTACGCGAAGGAATTCATTGATGCCAATGGCAAGGCCGGCAATGGCAGCCAGACCTCGCAAGTGCTGTCGCTTCATTTCAACCTGGTGCCCGCTGATCGTATTGCCGGCGCGTCGAAAGTACTGGCCGACGAGATCCGTGGGCGCGGCATGAAGCTTTCCACAGGCTTCCTAGGCACACCCTATCTGTTAGACGCGCTCGCCGATACCGGCCAGTTGGAGGTCGTATCCGGCCTGCTGCTGCAAACCCAGAAACCGTCATGGGGCTATATGCCCCTGCACGGCGCCACCACCATGTGGGAACGCTGGGATGGCGATACCGGTGATCTGGCGATGAACAGCTATAACCACTACGCCTATGGCGCGGTCTGCGGCTTCATGTACCGCCGTCTGGCAGGCCTCTCCCCCGCCTCGGCCGGTTTCCGCACGCTGCGCGCCGAACCCATCTACCTGCCGAAGGCCGGCACGGTCAGCGCTACCTATGACTCGTGTCTGGGCCGGATGGCCGGGTGCTGCGAAGGCGATGCCACGGGCCTTAAACGCTATGACCTGACTGTGCCGCCCAACGCCACGGCCGAGGTCATCCTGCCCGAAGGCGCCTGGCGCGAAAGTGGCAAGGCGCTGGATGGCCATGACGATATTCGCAACCTGCATCGTGAAAGGGGCAATGTCAGGTTCGAGATCGGTTCGGGCGATTACCGCTTTCGCGTCGCGTAG
- a CDS encoding glutathione peroxidase: MTDLYSIPLKRIDGTPTTLAAFRGKVLLAVNVASKCGLTPQYESLEALYRQKSADGLEILGFPANNFLGQEPGTDAEIADFCTTSYDVTFPMFAKISVVGADKHPLYDIFTKAQPEAVSAGPMRERLVKFGIPVSPEGEVLWNFEKFLISKDGQVVERFAPDVTADDPRLVASIERELAK; the protein is encoded by the coding sequence ATGACCGATCTCTACTCTATCCCCCTGAAACGTATTGACGGCACGCCGACCACGCTGGCAGCCTTCAGGGGCAAGGTGCTGCTGGCCGTCAATGTGGCCTCGAAATGCGGGCTGACGCCGCAATATGAAAGCCTGGAAGCCCTCTATCGCCAGAAATCGGCTGACGGTCTGGAAATCCTCGGCTTCCCCGCCAACAATTTCCTCGGCCAGGAACCCGGCACCGACGCCGAAATCGCCGATTTCTGCACCACCAGCTACGATGTCACCTTCCCAATGTTCGCCAAGATCAGCGTGGTGGGCGCAGATAAGCATCCCCTTTATGACATTTTCACCAAGGCCCAGCCCGAAGCGGTCAGCGCCGGCCCCATGCGCGAGCGGCTGGTAAAGTTCGGCATCCCGGTCAGCCCCGAAGGCGAGGTTCTGTGGAATTTCGAGAAATTCCTGATCAGCAAGGACGGCCAGGTCGTCGAACGGTTCGCCCCGGATGTGACGGCCGATGATCCGCGTCTTGTGGCCTCCATCGAGCGCGAACTGGCGAAATGA
- a CDS encoding DUF1304 domain-containing protein — protein sequence MHTIANIITGLVAALHIGFLILEMFLWQTPFGRRTFGLTPEFAAQSAKLAANQGLYNGFLGAGLIWGLLAPHDGFYIKIFFLTCVIVVGLYGGFTVKKSILFIQGLPALTALILLHL from the coding sequence ATGCACACCATCGCCAATATTATCACCGGCCTTGTCGCCGCCCTGCATATCGGTTTCCTGATTCTGGAGATGTTCCTGTGGCAGACGCCGTTCGGACGACGCACCTTCGGCCTGACTCCGGAGTTCGCGGCGCAATCGGCAAAGCTGGCCGCCAATCAGGGACTCTATAACGGCTTTCTGGGCGCCGGCCTGATCTGGGGACTTCTGGCGCCGCACGACGGGTTTTATATCAAGATCTTCTTCCTGACCTGCGTGATCGTGGTCGGGCTTTATGGCGGCTTCACGGTCAAAAAGTCGATCCTGTTCATTCAGGGCTTGCCCGCGCTGACCGCGCTGATATTGCTCCATCTATGA
- a CDS encoding GNAT family N-acetyltransferase: MSFTLRPAAMADIPVLKNLIAESVMTLQAEDYSEAQRRAALGTVFGVDTQLIIDQTYFVIEADGEIVACGGWSFRKTLYGADALAGREDNRLDPAADAARIRAFFVRPGWTRRGLGAQILKACEAAAEAAGFRRFELGATLTGIPLYRAYGYEPIETTEAQMKEGLTLPIVRMGKAL, encoded by the coding sequence ATGAGCTTTACACTGCGTCCCGCCGCAATGGCGGATATTCCCGTCCTGAAAAATCTGATTGCCGAGTCCGTCATGACCCTCCAGGCGGAAGACTACAGCGAAGCCCAGCGCCGCGCAGCGCTCGGCACGGTGTTTGGCGTCGATACGCAACTGATCATCGACCAGACCTATTTCGTGATCGAGGCAGACGGCGAAATCGTCGCCTGTGGCGGCTGGAGTTTCCGCAAGACGCTTTATGGCGCCGATGCCCTGGCGGGCCGCGAGGACAACCGGCTTGATCCGGCCGCGGATGCCGCCCGTATCCGTGCCTTTTTCGTCAGGCCCGGCTGGACACGGCGCGGCCTGGGCGCGCAAATCCTCAAGGCCTGTGAAGCGGCGGCGGAAGCAGCCGGCTTTCGGCGCTTCGAACTGGGGGCGACCCTGACCGGCATTCCGCTGTATCGCGCCTATGGCTACGAACCGATCGAGACCACCGAGGCGCAAATGAAGGAGGGATTGACCCTGCCGATCGTCCGCATGGGCAAGGCGCTGTAG
- a CDS encoding pseudouridine synthase: MLVAEKPAGLLSVPGRLPENKDCLVTRLQIDYPDALTVHRLDMATSGLIVFARGAEAHRTLSKAFADRRVSKRYIAVVAGRLEGRGEVDLPLITDWPNRPRQMVDHKIGKPSLTRWRVLEAGEGTTRVELEPVTGRSHQLRVHMMAIGHPILGDVFYAPQEIEALSPRLRLHAECLSLPHPISGETMDFRSPAPF, encoded by the coding sequence ATGCTGGTGGCGGAAAAACCCGCCGGCCTGCTGAGTGTGCCCGGCCGCCTGCCGGAAAACAAGGACTGTCTGGTTACCCGCTTGCAGATTGACTATCCCGATGCCCTGACCGTGCACCGGCTGGACATGGCGACCTCCGGCCTGATAGTGTTCGCGCGCGGGGCCGAGGCGCACCGCACCCTGTCGAAAGCCTTTGCTGATCGAAGGGTCAGCAAGCGCTACATCGCCGTGGTGGCGGGCCGGTTGGAAGGGCGGGGCGAGGTCGACCTGCCGCTGATCACCGACTGGCCCAATCGTCCGCGCCAAATGGTCGATCATAAGATTGGCAAGCCATCCCTGACGCGCTGGCGGGTGCTGGAAGCGGGGGAGGGCACAACGCGGGTTGAACTGGAGCCGGTGACCGGCCGGTCGCACCAGTTGCGCGTCCATATGATGGCGATTGGCCATCCGATCCTGGGCGATGTGTTCTATGCGCCGCAGGAAATCGAGGCTCTAAGCCCGCGTTTGCGGCTACATGCCGAATGCCTGTCCCTGCCGCATCCGATCAGCGGCGAGACGATGGATTTCCGGTCTCCGGCACCGTTCTGA
- a CDS encoding SDR family oxidoreductase, producing the protein MNTSSKGNAIIIGTSGGIGGALLTTLIAQNRYDQVLALSRSSVPPLDLLDEASIAGAANWAASQGDIRLVIDATGFLHDAQFQPEKSWKHLDPAHMAGAFAVNAAGPALLMKHFLPLLPREGRAVFTTLSAKVGSIGDNELGGWYSYRASKAALNQFVRTAAIELRRRAPQAICVSLHPGTVETVLSSPFHKTGLAVRPPAEAALALLSVINRLQPHQSGGFYDYTGQPLPW; encoded by the coding sequence ATGAACACATCCTCAAAAGGCAATGCCATCATCATCGGCACCAGTGGCGGAATCGGTGGCGCCTTGCTCACCACGCTGATCGCGCAAAACCGCTACGATCAGGTACTTGCCCTGTCTCGGTCGTCTGTCCCACCGCTGGATCTGCTCGATGAAGCCAGCATAGCCGGTGCCGCGAACTGGGCGGCGTCGCAAGGTGATATCCGCCTGGTGATAGACGCTACAGGCTTCCTGCATGACGCGCAGTTTCAACCGGAAAAAAGCTGGAAACACCTCGATCCAGCGCACATGGCCGGGGCGTTTGCCGTCAATGCCGCCGGTCCCGCCCTGCTGATGAAACATTTTCTGCCTTTGCTGCCCCGCGAAGGCCGCGCAGTCTTCACCACCCTCTCGGCAAAGGTCGGCAGCATCGGCGATAATGAACTGGGCGGCTGGTACAGTTACCGAGCCTCGAAAGCGGCGCTCAATCAGTTCGTCAGGACCGCCGCCATCGAATTGCGCCGGCGCGCCCCGCAAGCGATCTGCGTATCCCTGCATCCCGGAACGGTTGAAACGGTCCTGTCATCTCCTTTTCACAAAACCGGCCTGGCGGTGCGGCCGCCCGCCGAAGCCGCCCTGGCCCTGTTGAGCGTCATCAACCGATTGCAACCCCATCAGAGCGGCGGCTTTTACGACTATACGGGCCAGCCCCTGCCCTGGTGA
- a CDS encoding glycoside hydrolase family 2 protein produces MKHIARLLLALAVIFSTPALAREQTSLNDNWLFMKGDMPEAKSTDFHANSWQPVTLPHTFNAGDANQGGDTSRGEKEGVYYRGSGWYRRQLEITPVAGQRYVLQFDGAALVTDLWVNGKSVGHHEGGYAAFRFDITDALKADDNLIAVRVDNTRVPQVAPLTGDFNIFGGLYRTVSLITTGSVHVDLMDHGGPGVYVTTKAIKESKADVGARILLKNDSTQASQVKVRTRILDADGKTVATAKSAVSLSAGQALPVEQALSVRRPHLWAGRKDAYLYKAVIEAGTDSVTVPLGIRTVTIDADKGFLLNGQPYRIYGANMQQPGRKGKGTAVSDADIDEDMQIMDDMGVTALRLAHMQHTKRVYDDADRMGLLLTTEVPLVDAITAGQAFQDNAVEQMRELIAQNYNHPSVALWGLGNEIRSTVPDANPVLAALQTTAKTMDPTRPTVYAHCCLADDDPIAGHSDVISYNRYFGWYGDTFADMGKWADALHAKYPTRIFGVSEYGAGASIRHQEDAPKAVVPQAFWHPEQYQALYHEANWRELKARSYLWSDFIWVAFDFPSFRRNEGDRPAINDKGLVTEDRQTKKDAYYWYQANWSDRLMVHITSPRDVHKRIRHVKVKVYSNMDEVRLSLNGEALGAQKVIDHVAIWEIDLRDGENVVEAFAGKDLHDRVVWNYEGPAEGK; encoded by the coding sequence ATGAAACATATTGCCCGCCTGCTGCTGGCGCTCGCTGTCATTTTTTCAACGCCGGCTCTGGCGCGTGAACAAACCTCTCTCAACGACAACTGGCTGTTTATGAAAGGTGACATGCCGGAAGCAAAAAGTACGGACTTCCATGCCAATAGCTGGCAGCCGGTCACCCTGCCGCATACCTTCAATGCCGGCGACGCCAACCAGGGCGGCGACACCTCGCGTGGCGAAAAAGAAGGCGTCTATTATCGCGGATCGGGCTGGTATCGCCGCCAACTGGAGATCACGCCGGTGGCTGGCCAGCGCTATGTCCTGCAATTCGACGGCGCGGCACTGGTGACCGATTTATGGGTCAATGGGAAAAGCGTAGGCCATCATGAAGGCGGCTATGCGGCCTTTCGCTTTGATATCACCGATGCCCTGAAAGCGGACGATAACCTGATCGCCGTGCGGGTCGATAATACGCGCGTGCCGCAGGTGGCGCCGCTGACCGGTGATTTCAACATCTTCGGCGGACTCTATCGCACTGTCTCGCTGATCACCACCGGCAGCGTCCATGTCGATCTGATGGACCATGGCGGGCCGGGTGTTTATGTGACGACCAAGGCGATCAAGGAATCAAAAGCCGATGTTGGTGCGCGTATCCTGCTGAAGAACGACAGTACCCAGGCGAGCCAGGTAAAGGTAAGGACGCGCATTCTCGATGCTGACGGCAAGACGGTCGCCACCGCCAAATCAGCCGTGTCGCTCTCTGCCGGACAGGCCCTGCCGGTCGAACAGGCGCTCAGCGTCCGCCGTCCGCATCTGTGGGCCGGCCGCAAGGACGCCTATCTCTATAAGGCGGTCATCGAGGCGGGGACTGACAGCGTGACCGTGCCGCTCGGCATTCGCACCGTGACGATCGACGCCGACAAAGGGTTTCTGCTCAATGGCCAGCCCTACCGCATCTATGGTGCCAATATGCAGCAGCCGGGCCGCAAGGGCAAAGGCACGGCGGTCAGCGACGCCGATATCGACGAAGACATGCAGATCATGGACGATATGGGTGTCACGGCCCTGCGCCTGGCCCATATGCAGCACACCAAACGCGTCTATGACGATGCCGACCGCATGGGTCTTTTGCTCACCACCGAAGTGCCGCTGGTTGACGCGATCACCGCCGGTCAGGCGTTCCAGGACAATGCCGTGGAGCAGATGCGCGAGCTGATCGCCCAAAACTACAATCATCCCTCCGTGGCCCTGTGGGGGCTGGGCAATGAGATTCGCTCGACTGTGCCGGACGCCAATCCGGTGCTGGCCGCTTTGCAGACAACAGCAAAAACCATGGACCCGACGCGGCCGACCGTTTATGCCCATTGCTGCCTGGCCGATGACGATCCTATCGCCGGCCACAGCGATGTCATTTCCTATAACCGCTATTTCGGTTGGTACGGCGACACCTTCGCCGATATGGGCAAATGGGCCGATGCGCTTCATGCCAAATATCCCACGCGCATTTTCGGCGTTTCGGAATATGGCGCCGGCGCCAGCATCCGACATCAGGAAGACGCGCCGAAAGCCGTGGTGCCGCAGGCTTTCTGGCACCCGGAGCAGTACCAGGCGCTTTACCATGAGGCCAACTGGCGCGAACTGAAGGCGCGGTCTTATCTGTGGTCGGACTTTATCTGGGTGGCGTTCGATTTCCCGTCCTTCCGCCGTAATGAGGGCGACCGCCCGGCCATCAATGACAAGGGCCTGGTGACTGAAGACCGCCAGACGAAGAAGGACGCCTACTACTGGTATCAGGCCAACTGGTCGGACCGGCTGATGGTCCATATCACCAGCCCGCGCGATGTTCACAAGCGCATCCGCCATGTGAAGGTGAAGGTCTATTCGAACATGGATGAGGTACGGTTGTCGCTGAACGGCGAGGCTTTGGGCGCGCAGAAGGTCATCGATCATGTCGCCATCTGGGAGATCGATCTGCGAGACGGCGAAAATGTCGTCGAAGCGTTCGCGGGCAAGGACCTGCACGACCGCGTGGTTTGGAACTATGAGGGGCCGGCCGAAGGGAAGTAA